The genomic region TTATCAATGGAAAGGTGACCGCGATGACGATCTCCGCCGCCCCGGGAACGCGGGGGTAGGAGAAAGAGGAGAAGAGCCACATCGTCATGCCCGCCCCCAGCGGTATGGCGATGTTCTCCTCGTCCACGATAGTATACAATAACGCGCCCGTGACCGTGCCAATGACCGCCAGGAAGAACATCAGGTCGAGGGAAGCCGTGCCCATGCCCATGTTAACCATGGCCCAGCCGCCGAAGATGAAGCCGAACAGCGTTCCCAGTATTAGCAGGGTAACGCTCCAGAAGAGCGCCCTGTTCCTTGACACGAGCAGGTTGACGAGCGCTGCGGCCCCCTCGCCGAACGCCACAACCCCTATAGTGGCCGCGAGCACGTAGACCGGGAAGTCGAGCGTCACCACCAGGATGGCCAGCATGAGGATGGCAAAGCTGAACTTGAGCGGCCCAATGAGGACGCCGGCCTCCTTATCCCTCTCCGAGGCGAGCGCCCTGAAGATGAGCGAGTCCTTAGGGATATAGACTATTACGATGACGCCGAGAAGCACTCCGAGGACGATGACCCATTTAGGCACGAAGGGGAAGAGTAGCGCCAGCAGGCCGAGCGATATGTACGCGGACTGCCTCTTAAGCTCGGCGTCGAGCGTGGAAGCCTTAGAAAGCCCCAGGTACATAGAGTCTTTATATTCTGCCAATACGCAAAATACTTTACCCTATAGTGAATTAATAAGTACGATGCTCATCCGGCAGCTGGCATACAGGATATATGAACGGTCTCTGGCGAGGGGGATAAAGCAAAGCGCTGTGCCCCGCTGTATAGCCCTGGTCATATCTGACAGCGACCTGATAGACAGCGCTTCCCTCGATAAGCTTCAGCATTTTATCCAGTGGTGCGCGGAGCTCGGCATCCGCGAGGCATCAGTATACGTCAGCGTGACCGATCATGCGTCCATATCGAAGCTGGCCGATTGTATCCACCGCACGCTTAAGGATGCCGGGTTCCCTGGCAAAGTGGTATCCCGGGGGCTGATTGCGGACCTGAAAGGGGACAAGCCATGCACTGTGAACGTGTCCATCGGATACGGCGGCAAGCACGAGCTGACCAACGCTCTCAGGGAGATAATGGAAGAGGTGCGCGCCAATAAGGTAGACGTTGAGGACATTGACGGGCGGGCCATCGAGTCTCACCTGATGTTCAAGTGCGAGCCCGATCTTTTTATTAGGACTGGCGAGGCAAGGCTAACCGACTTTTTGATCTGGCAGGCGGTGTACTCTGAGCTATACTTCACGGACGTGAACTGGGAAGAGTTCAGGAAGATCGACCTCATGAGGGCCGTCCGGGATTACCAGTACAGGCAGCGCAGGTATGGGTCCTGAATGATAGCTGAAGCCGACATCAAGTTCCCGGACATCCCCTTCGGAAAGACCGCCCTGCTAATCGTCATAGGCATGGCCGTCTACCTGGGCTATCTTTACATGGTGGGCTTCGACAGCGTCAAGGAAGTGCTCCTGCACGCGGACTACAGGTACATCGGCCTCGCCATGCTGGTCGCCCTCACGGGCAACGGCTTCCATACGGCGGGCTGGTGGGTATACCTGAAAAGCAAGGATTACAGGATACCCATCATCAAGGCATACCAGATGTACCTTGCGTCCATATTCTTCGTGAACCTCCTGCCCACGATGGCCGTGAGCGGCGAGGTCTCCAAGATCTACTTCGTCCAGAAGAGCACGCCGGGGAGCCGTTTCGATAAGACCCTGGCGACGTGCGTCATCAGCCGCGTGCTCGAGATCATCCCGATAGCAATAGGGGCCGCCATAGGCGTGCTCTACCTTGCTTTTTTCTATGGCATGCCCATCTGGGCGACCGCCTTCTGCCTTTTCGCGGCGGGTGTTATGGCGGCCCTGGCCGCCGGAGGCCTCATGGTAGCTATGGATAATATCCTGCTCCGCAGGCTTTCCGCATCAGGGTTCAGGCTGGTCGGGCGGCTCTTGAAAAGGGACTTCGCCCCATTCGCGCAGCACGTCGACGTCATATTGACCCAGTTCGACGCCAGCCTCAAGGACATCACCGGCAACAGGCTGCTAGTCGCATGCTCAATCATATTGATATTCACTGCCTGGTGCTTCGACGTGTCCATCGCCTACATAGCCTTCCTTGCCATAGGCCAGCCCGTGGCGCCAGTCCTGGTGGTCACCGTGTTCTCTGTCATGGTAATCCTGCAGATGCTCCCGATATTCCTGCCCGGCGGCATCGGCGTGGTCGACATCGTCATGACCACCCTGTACATGACTGTGGGAATCCCCATGGAATCGGCGGCCGGGGCCACCATCATGGTGCGCTTCGTCACGCTGTGGTTCCTCACCACTGTCGGGGGCCTCGCCACGCTCTACCTGGTGAAGGCGCATGGGAAAAACGATGGCAAATTATGATAAAGAAATTGAATATTTTACCTGACAAGCGTATGCGGCCAAATAAATACTGACAGATATTATATACTCGTAGCCCAATTCTTATTTATGAACGATTATGTGCCGGTAAAGGTGAAGGGCGTCTATTTTGTGAGCACGATTACCGGGCCCCAGGCTGTGGTGTTCATTTCGGCGGACAACGACAGGGTGGTGCCAATCTACATAGGCCTCGCCGAGGCCATATCCATCGACGTCGCCCTACGTAAAGAGACGATGCCGCGGCCGATGACCCACGACCTCATGAAGGCCATCATGGATAACTTTAACATCGAGGTGAACAGGATTATCATCGACGACCTTGATGAGCAGGTCTTTTATGCCAGGCTCATGCTGAAGGACACCAGCCGTGAGGTCGAGGTCGATGCCCGGCCGAGCGATTGTATCGCCCTTGCCGTCCGTACTAACGCCAGCATCTTCATCGCCCCGGAGATCCTTGATAAGGCCGCCGTGAGCCGCCAGGACCTGGAAGCCGCCGGTAACATCGAGGAGCTTTTCGAGTGACCATCCAGGAATGATAACAAGGATGGCTTAGCGCCTAATTTTTTTATGGGATTAGCGGTAAAATCGATAATGATGAATGGCTTAAAGCTGGGCTTCTCGACGCTCTCCATATTCATGAAGCCGCCCGAGACCTGGGCGAAAATTGCTTTAGGCGATAACTTTAACGCGATAGAGATACTATGCGAAGGCCCCATGTGGCCCAGGCGAAAGGCATGGAAGGGGTGCATCGAAGCAGACGGCCTCGAGGTATACCTGCACTCGCCGACGATAGACCTTAACCCGGCGAGCGTCAACGAGGGGATACGGGATGAGACGCTCAGGCAGCTTAAGGAGACGATTGACATGGCGGCGGGCCTGGGGGCAAAATACGTGACGACGCACCCCGGCGTAATTCACAAGCCAATCCCCAGGATATGGGATATGTGCCTGGAGTTCGCCACCCAGGTCCTCGGCGAGGCGGCAGACTATGCGAAGGCGTGCGGCGTCACCCTCTCGATCGAGAACATGCCCAACCGGAGAACGTACCTTTGCACCAGCCCGGAAGGCCTCGAAAAGCTCCGGAAGGCGTGTGGCTGCGGCGTCACCATCGACGTCGGGCACGCCATCACATGCCCTGACCCCTCCTCATTCTTAAAGCTGCCCGGCATATCATACTTACACGTCAACGACAACGATGGCGACAGGGACGCCCACCTCTGCCCGGGAGACGGCATACTGGACCTGAGCCTGCTAAGGCTCCACGACCGCATGATAATCGAGCTCAACGATTATGGCGAAGTCCTCCGGGCGCGGGACGTCATCCTCCGCTCGGTATAGGCGACAGCCGAATATGGATTAAGTACACGTATGAGAAAATATATGACCAGGGACACTAAACAATGTGAATATCTGGTAACCCTATGACCGAGGTAATAGTCCACGATCCAGGCCTGTGCACCGGCTGCAGGCAGTGCATGACGGCCTGTTCTTTCAGGAATTATAAGACCTATAACTACGACCTATCGCTGTGTAAGGTGCTCGATAAGAATGGGGAGTTTGTCAGGGTACACTGCCAGCATTGCGCCGACCCGATGTGTATGGCAGCCTGTCCCGTGGGCGCCATCACCAAGAACGAGGAGACCGGCTTCGTGACGATAGACAAGATGCTGTGCATAGGCTGTAAGGCATGCATGTGGGCGTGCCCCATCTCAATACCTCAGATGCAGAGGGGCTTGAAGGCCATGGCCAAGTGTGACATGTGCTGCGGGGACCCCGAGTGCATCATGGTGTGCTCTGCTAAGGCTATAAAGCTCATGGCCAGGGAGGAGGGCAGGGAGCTCGTGAGGAGGCTGAGGAAATGAAGGAGCTATACCCCTGGCGGCGCCAGGTCAAGATACCTCTTCCTTCTTCAGTGAAGCCTCAGCTTATCAGGCACTTCTCCATCGGGC from Methanocella conradii HZ254 harbors:
- a CDS encoding 4Fe-4S dicluster domain-containing protein → MTEVIVHDPGLCTGCRQCMTACSFRNYKTYNYDLSLCKVLDKNGEFVRVHCQHCADPMCMAACPVGAITKNEETGFVTIDKMLCIGCKACMWACPISIPQMQRGLKAMAKCDMCCGDPECIMVCSAKAIKLMAREEGRELVRRLRK
- a CDS encoding lysylphosphatidylglycerol synthase transmembrane domain-containing protein, encoding MIAEADIKFPDIPFGKTALLIVIGMAVYLGYLYMVGFDSVKEVLLHADYRYIGLAMLVALTGNGFHTAGWWVYLKSKDYRIPIIKAYQMYLASIFFVNLLPTMAVSGEVSKIYFVQKSTPGSRFDKTLATCVISRVLEIIPIAIGAAIGVLYLAFFYGMPIWATAFCLFAAGVMAALAAGGLMVAMDNILLRRLSASGFRLVGRLLKRDFAPFAQHVDVILTQFDASLKDITGNRLLVACSIILIFTAWCFDVSIAYIAFLAIGQPVAPVLVVTVFSVMVILQMLPIFLPGGIGVVDIVMTTLYMTVGIPMESAAGATIMVRFVTLWFLTTVGGLATLYLVKAHGKNDGKL
- a CDS encoding undecaprenyl diphosphate synthase family protein — encoded protein: MLIRQLAYRIYERSLARGIKQSAVPRCIALVISDSDLIDSASLDKLQHFIQWCAELGIREASVYVSVTDHASISKLADCIHRTLKDAGFPGKVVSRGLIADLKGDKPCTVNVSIGYGGKHELTNALREIMEEVRANKVDVEDIDGRAIESHLMFKCEPDLFIRTGEARLTDFLIWQAVYSELYFTDVNWEEFRKIDLMRAVRDYQYRQRRYGS
- a CDS encoding sugar phosphate isomerase/epimerase family protein; amino-acid sequence: MMNGLKLGFSTLSIFMKPPETWAKIALGDNFNAIEILCEGPMWPRRKAWKGCIEADGLEVYLHSPTIDLNPASVNEGIRDETLRQLKETIDMAAGLGAKYVTTHPGVIHKPIPRIWDMCLEFATQVLGEAADYAKACGVTLSIENMPNRRTYLCTSPEGLEKLRKACGCGVTIDVGHAITCPDPSSFLKLPGISYLHVNDNDGDRDAHLCPGDGILDLSLLRLHDRMIIELNDYGEVLRARDVILRSV
- a CDS encoding bifunctional nuclease family protein: MNDYVPVKVKGVYFVSTITGPQAVVFISADNDRVVPIYIGLAEAISIDVALRKETMPRPMTHDLMKAIMDNFNIEVNRIIIDDLDEQVFYARLMLKDTSREVEVDARPSDCIALAVRTNASIFIAPEILDKAAVSRQDLEAAGNIEELFE